Genomic segment of Leishmania major strain Friedlin complete genome, chromosome 20:
CTccttgcgccgccgctgtcgctgagCATCCGTTTCggtcggcgccgcggcaccgtcgcctgCTCGCTGGCATGCGGAGCTTGTGCTTGCGGTGAGCTCACGTTGGCCTTGACTGTCAAGGAACCGACCCGTCTCTCCGACTGCGCTTGCGGTGCCCCGCATCAGTTGTGCTCGGTTTCGGTTCATCACGTCTGTTACCTCAGCTGCACATGACCGAAGCGCTCCCCCCacagagcagcgcgccgttaggccgcgcagccgctggtcctgcacccgctgctcTTCCGAGGGACACGTGGCGCTGGTCCGAGTGCGCCGGAGCCACagcagcccctccccttcactCTGCGAGCTGGCGGGGACGTAGCACAGCACCACAACGGTGCCCAGGGAGACAGCGGGGGAGTGGGGCGTGATCtgagcagaggcggcggtgcaacTGTTCTCGACTCTGCTGTGCGCGCAGAAACTTTGAAGATGCTTCCGAGCGTCCCACGCAAGACCCGCGGTGCTCTGCCGTGGCCAGCCAACATGCCTTGAACCGTCCGCGTTGTCTGCGTCGGAGAGCTCTGCGTCCGCGTGCTCTAGGGCGGTCTTCAGGCGTTGCCACCTTGCCAAGGCCGCACCGTAGAGGCTGTCTGGAGCCGCGTAGTCTGCAGCGGAgaggtgggtggtggtgagtaCGGTGGCCAGGCGATGCACAAGGCGCAGCAATACTTCGAGTTGCGTCGGGCAGGGGCAACGCGGAAGGAGGCGCCCCAGCAGAGTCACGTAGAAGCGCGCCAGTGGAGCATCGCGGGCCTGCAGTAGTGCCTCAATCAGGCGCGTGACTCCGCTAAGGACAAATAACGGGGCAAACGAGTCCTGGAGTACCTCCGTGGCCCACTCCGCGGGGCGGTGACGCAGAAGGGCGTCACATACCGGCCGCAGCTGCCTGACATCATCGCAAGTGGCCAGCACGTCCAGAGCCGTTGAGGAGGTGCACCGAACCTCTTCAAGCCACTCGAAGTACGGCAGACCGCCCTCTTGTCCGCGTGGACTTGTCAAGCTGTCCCCTGGCGCTGCAGAGGACGCGCCTGGCGCAAGGCCGTCCAGGATGCGatgcaggcgccgctgccactgcgtTCCACGATCGTCCAGCGCGTTGGTGAACCAATCCAggagcgcacacgcctctGCAATGAGGCCCCAGCGAAGCGACACCGCGATTAACGGCGTCACGTATGTGCGATACATGTTGGCAGTCGCGAAGGGTGCGATCGGTACACCCGCTTCGGCCAGTCTTGGAGAGAGACGCGATAAACACAAGAGCGGGGCCAGGGTATCTGCACTCACACACGAGGCGAAATCGTCCGCCTGCGATgtggcactgctgccgagcgcgcaccgccgcatACGATGGACCACACGCACCAGCTCACCCAGCGAAGTGTCGAGCGGTTCGGCAAACTGCATCACGTtggtgaaggagggggaTAGCAAGGGTGGCTCCTGCGCGAAAGCGCGAGTGAGCACCGGCACGACGGAGCGACTCCACTCTGCGCTGAAGGCAGCttggcgcacgcgcatgtcTTCCATGACGTGTTGGCAGACGCGCAGGTGCAGCCTTGCCCACAGCTCGCTGAGTCCACTGTTCGACGGACCGCACGAGCCAAAAGTCATGGCCGTTGTCATGCTCATGCTCGGCGGCACGACGGCGTCCAACAGCGTTACAGCGCTCATCACGCACAAGTCGCTCGTGCACAATAgcgcacgccgcagcacTGTACTCACCCATGCTTTGAGGAGCGTACGGCGCACCTCGTCACAGCCGTCAGACGCGGTCCAGTGCTGCAGACACCgccacaccgtcgccgacaCCCGCCGAAACGtttcctcgctctctgcagtggcctcctgcgcctcggCACAGAGTATGTGCCAGTAGAGTAGTAGCGACGTCACAACAGCGGTTGCTGTGCCACGAGCAGGCGGCTCTGCTGTATCCGAAGAACACGGAGCGTTCTCCAGCGACGCGATCTCTCGTCCCACCCGCTCCACGTCTTCCTCGCTGAGCGACAGAAGCAAAGCGATGCTGGCCGGTGAGGTGCAACCGTCAGCGGCTGCACAAGGCAACGGCAACGTCACCAGCGGACACaaccgccacgccgctgccagcaCGCAGCACAGAGAGGCTGGACTGACGCTGcttgccactgccgcaggcgagcgcatgcgcgtgttgAGCTGCGTGCGTAACGCGGACGAGAGTAGCTTCGGCAGATCCCACGACGATGCGAGGGATCGATAGCGTAAGGAGGAGAGTTGCACTGCGGCGTCGACTACTGCCGCAACCTCGTCGGCATTGCGCAAGGTGTGGGTGATGGCATCATGGAGGGTGCGCAACAGGGCTCCCTGGGATGATGTCATGCTCGTCTGAgggcgcgcgtgcgtttCTGTGCGCGTCACCCCATTCGCTAacacacctgcacacgcatacgGTCCCGCACACGTGTCCGTCTCCGTCCAGCGTATAAGAGGCAAAGGGTaggcgtgtatgcgtgtatgagTGGCCTTCGAGAAGATGTGCAGAtcgcaggaggagaggcgaaggTGTAGGCGCAAGcaggaaaggaggggagacCGTGCGGTGAGAGTGTCGTTGCCTGTGCGCTCTGCAGATACAGGGGGACAGCGGTAAAAGTTATGACTACCAGTTTCTTGGCACAACAGCACGGGCGACCTCAGCAACTTGCGTGCTCTCTTCACCGCGCCCTGGGAAGTAGGGTCGCtgagaagagaagggggggggggagcggctcGGTGACCCGGCGCAAACACCCTCTCAGAGACCaagcacacactcacacctCTGTGTCTCGCCGCCCCTCAGCCTATGTCCAAGAGATGAAGCGGAAGGGCATGCTCGCGAGAATGGGAGAGAGGGCTTCGCACTTCCTCTGAAGCAGCGAGACAATCAACGCCACCGTAACACTCGAGTACCCGGGGGTGAGACAGGAAAGGTGGAGGGACGACTACCAGATATGTGCGATCTCGTCGTCtcacgcacaggcacatgCAGGCATGAACACGCGCATGTCGGTCCCGCGACCCCTACACCCAccgtcgcagcagctgtCCCGTGAAAACGAACAGCACGACGAGTAGCGCAGGCAGCAAACACGAAGTCCACAGCGAAGTGGACGAGAGCAAGCaaacaagagggagagagcgaacATAGGGATCGAGGCGTCGCCGCTCGCTGTTAACAGGCTACGGTGTCTCGGCGCCCTTCATCAAGCCCCGCAGTCAACGCGCACATGTCCGGGGAGGGACACCCAGCGAGGCGGCTGAGATGGcagcagggaggggggagggcacacTAGTCAGAGGGCACTTGCATATGTGAATGTTGCAGATCTGAGGATGGATGACAAGAAGAATAgtgggggaggaagagaggtgAGGCAGACAAGAGCGCCGGCGAGGTAGCatggcgtgcgcgcgtagggcacagagagagagagagtgttGTCTCAAGTTACCCAGCCGTGTTCCTCCCCCCTACACGCTCGCACATCCACATAAGTGGGTGGGGCCTCGCCTTGCCCGCTCTCACTCTCTTGTTCCCTCTCACGTCAATCATGGATGGGCTTACGTGAGGCTCTCCATGTTGTGCTTCACCACGAGCAGCACATGCGTCTTCCAGTCGTCCAGCTTGCGAATGTCCTGCAGCAGTGACACACCGAGCTCAAACTTCTCCATGTCGTTGTCGGTGACGGCCTCCAGGATGAGCTGCAGGAACTCCGCCTCGCGCGTGTTCTTTAGATAGATGTCGGCAGACATGTACTGCTGCAGTGCGTCGCGGCACTCCTCGCTCCCCTCGAAGCGGTTGTCGTTGTTCACCATGGCGTAGCGGCATAGCATCGCCCGCAGGAAGTAGTCCTGCGCCTGAAACTTGAGAGGACCGCCAAGCATCTCATTGGCGATGCGTTCGTAGTACATGAGAGCTTTGCCATACTGGTCGTTCTCGCCGCAGATCTTCCCTATCGCGATCATGCACttctgcgcctgcgccttctGGTCCTCGGCGTTGAAGTACTGCATGGCTTGCTCATAATATGGGATGGCGTCCATGCCGGACCCCTGCTCCTCGAGAGAGGTAGCGAACTCCAAGAgaagccgcgccgcgccggaCAGGCGGTTGTTTTCAAGCTGCAGACGCACTGCCATGTCTACCATCGTCTTGGCTTTGCCCGCGTCGATCTTCTTGTAGGCATTCGCGGCGTCGGCAAAGGCCATACAGGCGCCCGCCTTGTCGCCAAGCTTCACCGCACAGTCTCCGGCGCGCGAGTAGGCCTCGCCGGCGCGCATGTAGTCCTTGTCCAGCTTGTACCGAACGCCGGCCTTGTTGAAGAGGTCGAAGGCGCCCTCGAAGTCCTTGAAGAACAtcttcttcgttttcttgtCCGCATCTGCGAACATGGAGTCGGCGGAGGACATGCTGGGCTGATGGGTgggcaaacacacacacacacacacacacacacgtattGTTACCGCCGCTGCGTAGAATATGAGGTGGTGATAGAGGGGTGTCAGAGAAAGAACGACACGCACAGGTGCCGGAGTCAAGGAACAGGTATGGTTTGGATCCGTGAGGGTTGTGAAATAAGAGACGCTGTGCGTAGTTATGGTTCTCTATCGGTGCTACTACAGGTGGCAGTATGCAAGGCGGCCGACATGCGAGACGGCGGGGCGGAGTGAAGTTTgaggcgagaaagagagaaacatAGACACGGGCGAAGAACAATGTGGTACGAGGTTGAGGGGGCGAGAGGTGAGGGTAGGGAGTGACataaggaggaggaggaggaggggtgggagcATCAGATgtcgtgtgctgctgcggtgcaaAACGGTGCCCATTCGTACACATGCGCATTCAAGTGCCCAGACACGggagcggagggaggggcgggggcaaCACAGGCCTACGGGAGGTGCTGAAGGTGTTCTGCAGGCGCCAGACGGCGTTCCCGTAGCGGACAAGGGAACGAAGTCCGGATAGGATTAGAGCGTCGACTCTGCGGGGCCGCGAACGGTGCCACAGGAAGGCGCACGAGAGCGCCCATTAGATTACCACGAGTCCAACAGAAAAGAGTGCATTAGAGGCGCTTGCGTGATACTTGtgcgcgagagagcgagtggGTTACGGAATGGACGGCGTCAGAAGCTGCGATggtggacgaggacgagaaTAAAaatgggggaggagggggggggcgaagagAAAACCATTACAAGCACCATCTCACTCAAGCACATACAAAAATTTATCCTGTACTTCGAGAACCGTTTACTCAGCGCatgagcacacacgcaccaatGAGGAGCTGCGCTGTGATTCCGGCATCGCATCATTATCGTTGCTTATAGGTTTAGTTGTACTGAGCCGCAgggcgctgctgaagcgaGGGATCACGAGGCGGGTAGTACGGCGGGTGGGCCTGCAGGCGACCGCCCATGTACGGGGCACCCTGACCAGAGTAGTGGCTGTGGTACATGTCACCGTACCCATCGTactggatggcgctgctgctgtagcTGCTACGGTAGTATGGGGTGTGGTAGGTGGGATGGTAGGGCTGCGCGTTGTACTGCCTCTCGGTGCTGTAGAAGCGCGGCACGCTGCCAAGCTCGCCGCCGTACGGCAGGGCACCCTGGTACCGATGCACGTAGTCGTTCACTGGCGGGTTGTacgccggctgcggcggaTTCcactggtgctgctgctgcgataGGGACTGCTGCAGATCGGAGGAAGACGTGACGGTCGGCGCAGGGGCTACCGCGACAGGGATGGGTGGGGCAATGGCCACCGGCttcggcgccgcctccgctggcTGCTGGGTCACGGCGGGCTGCAGGGTAGCGACGGGCTTCGGAGCCTCGACGGAACCTGCGAAACGGAACTCAGAGGGCATGACCAGCTTGGCGAGGGCCTGCGGCATCGACACAGGGCCTATGGAAGTGTACACCACCTCTGTTCCAGAAGCAGGCCCAGAGGTCGGCACAGGCTCAGTAGGCGTGGagaccgccgccaccactccTGCCGCGGCAGGAGCGGGGGGCTCCGGCTTCTTCGGCTCCACCGACACCACCGGGCGTTTCGGCACATCGCCGTCCGTCGCTTTGtccagcggcgccaccatCGTGGCGGGAGAGGCCCTCTGCTCCTTGAGCATCGCGGCCAGATTGCGGTTTGACCATGCGGACATTCTCGTCGTGGAGCACACGAGTGCCAACACACGCAGATATACAGAGATGCACACAAAGGCGAGGCGGCTGTGCGTACGACGCGCActtgcgtttttttttgtcgaTTAGGGGAGAGAAAACGCTGCAGAGACAGTGAAGGTGGAAGGacgcggggggggggcggtggtaGCTGCAAGCAGGGGTTTGTGGCCACTTCCACGACAGCGCGCGTGGGGTGCACAAGAATGTaggcgagagggagcgagaacGATGAGAACAGAGAGGAAAGTTAGATGCGCAGGGACAGGCATGGAGGGAAGATGGTCAAGCGACCGCTCACCGTTCTCCTTGCCGTGGCGGGTGGCTGGCGTGTGTGACTGTGTGGGGagatgcacacatgcgcaggATGCACCAATACAAGCGCTTAGCGTTGTTTTTAACGAGGGAGCGCCTGCCTtacgcacacatgcgctacgtgatctctctctctctctctcaccagCATAAGCACGCACATATCTGTCTGCATGCGAGACCCCCATGCAACGTCGTGTCTTTCATTTTCAGTGAGACTCCGCTACTCGACGCAGCCACCGTTAGCGTCGGCGACTGTCTCCTCTTCGGCCACGCGTTCTGCActcagcggcgctggtgctgatGCTGGTGCCAACTCGCTTGCAggggctgcagcgcttgCTGGGCGACGTGTAAGCACTGCAACCATCTCCACgtgatgtgtgtgcgggAAAAGATCGACGGCAAAAGCTGCAGTGACCTCGAACGGGGTGCCTCGATACGACTTGGTGCTGGGCTTCGTCAGCCCAGGGCAATCCCGCTCCAGCGCCTTCTGCTCGCAGGAAATGTATACCACACGCCGTATCGTCTCCATGCCGCGAATCCACTTCAGTACTGTGCTGTTCACCCCCGCCCTGGGCGGGTCGAGGATGACCACAATGTCGCCGCGGTCCTCGGCAGGCAGGCTGCTGATGACGGAGGGGAGCAGGTGCTCCACACGTCCGCAATGGAACTCCGCGTTGGTGATGCCGTTCTGCTGAGCGTTTCGCCGCGCATTCGCAACGGCCGATTCCACCAGCTCAATGCCGATAACGCGCTTCACGTGCTTCGACAGCGTCAGCCCAATCGTCCCTGTGCCACTACACAAGTCCAGCAGCGTTGTGCCCGTCGACAGCTCAGCCACCTCAGCCACCTTCGTCAGCATCTTTTCCATGCCCGGCGTGTTGACCTGAAAGAACGCTGTCGGGCTAAGCTCAAAGCACAGCTCCGCAAGGTATTCGGTGAGGGTGGGTGCGCCATACAGCACCTCGCGCGGCACGTCGAGGGGCAGGGAGCTGAttcccgtgtgtgtgtggcactGGAGGCTCACCACGGCCGCTGTGGACAGACCAGTCGCTGCAACCAGCTTGACACGCATCTCCTCAGACGTGAAGACTTCCACGAGGCGCTGTCGCACCGCTGTCCACACGTCCGCGGTCGTGCTGGCGACATCCACCTCTACGTCCATCATCACCTCGCCCTTTACGTTGTGACGCACTTGCAGCTTGCGCCAGAACCCGCTGGCCTTAACTTTATCAAAGACGTCGAGGGCTCCCCTCGCGACGTCTCTGAACTCCATGCACACGCCCATCAGCGCTGCGGCCACCACCTTGGCGGCAGAGTTCATCGTCACAATGTCCTTATCGGGCAGCGTGGCGGGGAGGACGGCGGCCGTTCCCTCCACGAGAGAGCCCTGTTGGAAGCCCAACGCCGGCGTACTGCCATCTGCGCAGAACCCAAACGACAGGTTGACGTGGTTGCGGTAGCCCTCCGTCATGGGGCTTGTGAGGATGCCGGCAAAGCGGTCTTGGAAGGCGGCGTAGCCATACACGCCGGCGGGCAGAATTCTCCGCATCACGTTAAGACAGTGCCGCTTCTTGCAGTCCAGCTGTTCCTCCATGTGAAGGTGCTCGTACTGTGTCAGCTTGCTACTCCCATTGCCAttgtcgccgtcgcgccgACGCTTCACACCACCCTTGTGTGTGAGCTCCAAGTCGCGTGgcgacaccgccgtctccgtcCACGGGCGGCCACGGTGGGAGATGGTCTGTAgcacggcggaggcggccgcacGGTCCTCAGGGGTCTCGAAGGCCATGAAGAGGTACGCATTCTTGGGATTCTTGTTGATGCGGATAAGTCCCTTgagaagcggctgcggcggtgcttcGCGTTCCTCCGCTGGTACGGCTTTCACAATGAGCTTCTTGATGGCGCCTACGGTGGAGTATGTGTCATGGGTGTCGATCTTGAGAAGGTTGGCGTTGCTATGCTCGTGCAGCTGTACCGCACCGTGCCCCTCGGTGCTCGGAGGAGGTAGAGAGACAGACATGGCTGAGGCTGCCCTGACAAGACAGGATTGAGGAGGccgaagagggagggacgaATGGAAGGCTCTGAGGCGCATCAGCCGATCATGGCGATGAGGGGGCAGTGACGGGGTGTTAGAGGgtcacacagacacaaagCTGATCCGCCGCGCTTCCTCACGAACTCCCACACGGCTGCATCGACGAGAGGTTCGTAGCGTTTCGATCggcccatctctctcttcatGTCGTTGATGCGCGTCAACAAAacaccagcacacgcacaaatACGCGCATTCGTGTGGTCCCACTTACGTGAGCAGGGCAAAGacaggggaggaggggtggagtGGGGGACGAGAGACTGGCACACAGGCATATACACCCGAGGGGAGAGACAGTAAGCGAAACGGAACGACTTGTAGTGTACGTCAGTGAGCAGCACATCTGCCGCgccaacccccccccccccaacacacacacacgcccacacaaaCACCGACACCTGCAGACACGCCCTCACGGGCGTGCTGATATTCACTGTGAAGAAATTGAAAACTGACGCGGAGGGACACACCCtgcagcgggggggggggaggggggatgagGAGACCACACTGAGGGAAGAATGAACGAGTAGTGCAGAACGAGAGTGGTACAGGGTGGGTAGGTGGGGAGGGTGGACACCTCGTTTTTCGACCCCGTGAATGGAGGTGTATCTTGCTCTCTCCACACCCATCCCCTCACCCTCTGTCGTGGCTGGCGTTATGTCCGCTTCGCCGCAGCCTCCACACGACTCTCCACAACCGAAGCCAAAGCGTGGATCATGAGGTCGAGCGAGTTAGCGTACTCCTCTTCCGGCACCGCGACAACGATAACGTAGTGGAATCGGCCATTTGAGTTGTAGAAGGCGCGGCACAGACCATGGGCAAGTGGTTGGCCGGGGCCTGGCGTAAAGGTgacctccgccaccgcgctgtTCAGTTGCTTGGCGAGCGTCTGGCACGTGCCCTCGTCGTCTCCGGTGTCATGCGAGTAAGCGCTCGTCACCGTTCTGGCATccccagcaccgccgctgctgccattGGCGGGTGCCCTCACCTccgctggcggcagcggcgggtaACCCTCGGACAGCAACTCCAGCGAGTTGTTCACCGATGCGTTGAAGCGCTTCAGGAAGACGTGCAGAAGCCGAACGCTGTCTGCCTGCTTTACGCGCTGCTTGTATGCAAAGCAGTTGAGTGAAATACCGTGCACGGCTGCACCCGACCCCTCCGCAGCCTCCgtgggcggtggcgggcTACACTGGATGGCAATGCTAttgtcgcgcagcagctctgtcACCTGCCAGCTGGAGGGAATGTTGTACTGGACGTAGTAGTCCATGCGCTCGCACAAGTCCCATAGGACATCGCCTACGGTGGAGTCAATGGTCGCGTTTGTGGAGGCACTTCgggtggagggagagatgtCACGCAGCAGGCCAGAGGCAAAGCTCATGCCTTTGCCCAACAGACTCTGGTTTggctgcgttgccgctgcgccggtcCCTGTCCACCGCGCCAGCACGCCGCTTCGAGGCACCTGTGCACGGGCCTCGTCCGCCGCCCAGCGGAGTTGGctcacagcagcagtagccGGTAGTGTCCTAGCAGGCGACACTGACGAGCAGCGCCGAAGAACCCGCATTACTGTACGCCTAAAGAACGCGCTAACAATGTCGTAtgcaggtgcggctgcgcagaaAAGAGTTGAGCGCGAGTGATCGCTGACACCTCACGAGCGAGTGGAAGGAGCAACGGGGAGGGAGCAAGTCGAAGccggtctctctctctctgccccacctctctctccgctcGCGATGGAGATGGAAGGAGAAAGAGCGTGGCGCACGCTGCGTCCTAGATAGCTGCCAAACGGCGTCTATCGATTTAGGCTCCGCTTCGTCTAAGAGAAGGGGTAGGGGGACACGAGGGGCGAGGCGTCAACTCCGCGCACTCTGCCACGCTGCTGTCTGGGTAGTGTGTCCCCCTGCAAGGCTGGGGAGAGGAAAGGccggtgagggggagggggactgATACTGAAGTGGATATAGAACTatacgcgtgcgtgtgcgtgctcatAGATGTGCGAGGGTATATGCGGACACACCGCTGCATGCGTGTGAGCATTtgcgagtgcgcgcgcgcgtgcgagagaaagagagagagagagaatgggCAAGagtggggtggagggggagcgtGCAGACAAAAACGTCAGACATGGAGgcgtgaaaaaaaaagagtggGCAGCAGacgagagagacgagggGCAGGGGAGCAGCAGATGACCTCTAGCAGTGActcccctccaccccacctgtgcgagagagagagagagagctaaGATGCTGATCCGATTGCACACGGGAAAAGGCGATACCGCCTCAAACGTTTCCCATGCACCGGATGCCGCCGCATCGTTTTCGTTGTTCACTTTTTGCTGTCTGTGGCGTTGTTCTTGCAGAGGCATGTGAACACGGTTTTCGCTGGTCGCTGTAACAACGCGCTtcttcagcagcgcggcgcaaAGACAGCTCAGCGcccagcacacgcgccgcCAGGGAGAATGGGGATGTGCACATGGGTGAAGCAAGAGCACCATGTACACAAACGCAGAAAGGgtaagagggagagagagactgaGTGAGCGACCGCGGCTGTCACGACGCCCCGTCTGCCTCCTTTTGCTGCCCAACGACGTCCTTCCATCTGCTGGCCACGTACTTGCGCGCCTCAAAAACAACGTAGCGGACCATCTCGCGGCGCACGAGTAGCGGCGTGTTGACGATTTTTGCATCCGCCTCCTTCAAGAAGTCTTTCAGCGCATCCTTTGCGAGCAGCGTGGAGAGCTCTGTGGGGGTCATGGACTGCGTCTCGAACGGGCCTGTACCGATCTTGGACAAGACACTCTGAAGGCGATTCTCACACACGTGGTCGAGCAGGCGATGCGCCGCTTGGAGCACCTCGGGGTCGCCGATGACGCTCTCCATGTCCGGCAGCTGTACACCGGAGACTTTGATGGACTGCCGCCGaacctcctccagcgcgtcTACGCGCGGTCCCTGGCGGCGGTCGGTCGAGATCTCCTGGAAGGCGGTGCACTTGAACTTCATGATGGTGAGGCCCTTTGCGTCGAAGTCAGGCTCGCCGCGACGGCAGTGTCTTACAACGAGGCCCTCCGCCCAGTTCCCCTTGAGCGGGTAGTCGCCCATGCCCACCAGCGGCGGGATTGTCGTGACGAAGTTTTCCACGTCGAACGCGGCCACCTTGCTCAGCGGCCCTCGAATGATAGCCTTCGCGTAGAGCAGGCCCGAAATTTTCTCGAAGATGGCCAAGGCTTGGTCGTACGTCATGGTGCAgtactcctcctcctcggtctTCCGGTACTTGATGTCAAAGGCATAGAAATGCAGGTCTGGGCAGTACTGAGGAAAGGCATTGTTCTGCACAGCCGTGATGGTGCGTGGCCTACCGGCCACCATCACGttctgccgccgcttcgGCACGCTTGGATGGTCATACTTGCCACCAAACAGCTCACCGTTGATGATTACGGTGCTGGGTGACATGCCGAGCTGTTCTGTAAGCAGTTCTCGCCCTTGCTTGGCATACCTCGCGAGATCAGGTATGAGGATGTGGTAGCCAAAAAAGTGCTCGTACGGCGGCATAATGCCGCTCCGCTTCGCGTACTGAATAGTCTTCCCATGCTCTGTTGAGTAGA
This window contains:
- a CDS encoding putative SNAP protein, which encodes MSSADSMFADADKKTKKMFFKDFEGAFDLFNKAGVRYKLDKDYMRAGEAYSRAGDCAVKLGDKAGACMAFADAANAYKKIDAGKAKTMVDMAVRLQLENNRLSGAARLLLEFATSLEEQGSGMDAIPYYEQAMQYFNAEDQKAQAQKCMIAIGKICGENDQYGKALMYYERIANEMLGGPLKFQAQDYFLRAMLCRYAMVNNDNRFEGSEECRDALQQYMSADIYLKNTREAEFLQLILEAVTDNDMEKFELGVSLLQDIRKLDDWKTHVLLVVKHNMESLT
- a CDS encoding putative separin; the encoded protein is MTSSQGALLRTLHDAITHTLRNADEVAAVVDAAVQLSSLRYRSLASSWDLPKLLSSALRTQLNTRMRSPAAVASSVSPASLCCVLAAAWRLCPLVTLPLPCAAADGCTSPASIALLLSLSEEDVERVGREIASLENAPCSSDTAEPPARGTATAVVTSLLLYWHILCAEAQEATAESEETFRRVSATVWRCLQHWTASDGCDEVRRTLLKAWVSTVLRRALLCTSDLCVMSAVTLLDAVVPPSMSMTTAMTFGSCGPSNSGLSELWARLHLRVCQHVMEDMRVRQAAFSAEWSRSVVPVLTRAFAQEPPLLSPSFTNVMQFAEPLDTSLGELVRVVHRMRRCALGSSATSQADDFASCVSADTLAPLLCLSRLSPRLAEAGVPIAPFATANMYRTYVTPLIAVSLRWGLIAEACALLDWFTNALDDRGTQWQRRLHRILDGLAPGASSAAPGDSLTSPRGQEGGLPYFEWLEEVRCTSSTALDVLATCDDVRQLRPVCDALLRHRPAEWATEVLQDSFAPLFVLSGVTRLIEALLQARDAPLARFYVTLLGRLLPRCPCPTQLEVLLRLVHRLATVLTTTHLSAADYAAPDSLYGAALARWQRLKTALEHADAELSDADNADGSRHVGWPRQSTAGLAWDARKHLQSFCAHSRVENSCTAASAQITPHSPAVSLGTVVVLCYVPASSQSEGEGLLWLRRTRTSATCPSEEQRVQDQRLRGLTARCSVGGALRSCAAEVTDVMNRNRAQLMRGTASAVGETGRFLDSQGQRELTASTSSACQRAGDGAAAPTETDAQRQRRRKEAWWCERFELDDRIGRVAASMQDALGAAHMLLLGYPSTSLGGQLQTLAARFACECVRLRGASHCPPMDALQHVTLQVLAAAPYLWKDETPPRGQTTCWYGPRNARSCACCMQTVKRAHRMLLEAVTALGQLVAAATAAATESSLSCALASEPANVEECWLALLADRSVQGVVEEMVPAVLNAYYHELTPDAAANAPGDEEERRHHHADLLLVPREHVYLVLDGELHALPWEALGVCQERSVSRVPSLEYLKHCSTDASAVSLQRLFVHRDDAALQHGPSSLTDLIAQHPRWEVVYGETLQAAAAAARDGSSAVTSPLMRRLLSRCEAASDRIDTYVYAGHKGGEHLVPRGALYDWIPAAAGTPPTLVLLMGCSSARMQASALYDCFGLPFAYLSAGVSCVLGCLWDVTDADIDRLTGRFLQVASQATANGEGITVGECLAVARRACKLHYLTGMATVFYGVNCYVTAAREDDSKGAA
- the REL2 gene encoding mitochondrial RNA ligase 2, with the protein product MLRRCLLTRLVRRSLVLFSDEKEALFERYSEIENAHSRRIEALKDAGLFNDEWIATEKVHGANFGIYSTEHGKTIQYAKRSGIMPPYEHFFGYHILIPDLARYAKQGRELLTEQLGMSPSTVIINGELFGGKYDHPSVPKRRQNVMVAGRPRTITAVQNNAFPQYCPDLHFYAFDIKYRKTEEEEYCTMTYDQALAIFEKISGLLYAKAIIRGPLSKVAAFDVENFVTTIPPLVGMGDYPLKGNWAEGLVVRHCRRGEPDFDAKGLTIMKFKCTAFQEISTDRRQGPRVDALEEVRRQSIKVSGVQLPDMESVIGDPEVLQAAHRLLDHVCENRLQSVLSKIGTGPFETQSMTPTELSTLLAKDALKDFLKEADAKIVNTPLLVRREMVRYVVFEARKYVASRWKDVVGQQKEADGAS